A region from the Candidatus Electrothrix scaldis genome encodes:
- a CDS encoding methylenetetrahydrofolate reductase C-terminal domain-containing protein — MIIAERKPLAEIIKMVQDCKKILVLACRGCVTVCSAGGEREAEILASLIRLGLKKAGKSAEVFDASLVRQCDKEYIDSIDQFEGQYDAIVSTACGVGVNFIANLRPNDNVFPALNTTFFGGSPEQGVWTEQCAGCGHCVLHFTGGLCPVARCAKSLMNGPCGGSVNGRCEIHPEVDCVWQMIYDRMGRLDRQEELTASAPIRDWSTSRHGGPRKRVREDLTV; from the coding sequence AGCCTTTGGCTGAAATAATAAAAATGGTTCAGGATTGTAAAAAGATTCTGGTGCTGGCTTGTCGGGGGTGCGTCACAGTTTGCTCAGCAGGCGGAGAGCGAGAGGCTGAGATTCTGGCGTCGCTCATTCGGCTTGGTCTGAAAAAGGCAGGGAAAAGTGCAGAGGTCTTTGATGCATCTTTGGTTCGTCAATGCGATAAAGAATATATAGACAGCATTGATCAATTTGAAGGGCAGTACGACGCGATTGTCTCCACAGCCTGTGGCGTAGGCGTAAATTTTATAGCTAATTTGCGTCCTAACGATAATGTTTTCCCAGCTTTGAACACCACATTTTTCGGTGGCTCCCCTGAGCAGGGTGTCTGGACTGAACAATGTGCTGGTTGCGGTCATTGTGTCCTGCATTTTACCGGAGGGCTCTGTCCGGTGGCCCGTTGCGCAAAGAGCCTGATGAACGGCCCTTGTGGCGGTTCAGTTAACGGGCGTTGTGAGATACATCCTGAAGTGGATTGTGTTTGGCAGATGATCTATGATCGGATGGGACGTTTGGACCGTCAGGAGGAGTTAACAGCATCTGCCCCTATTCGTGATTGGTCAACCTCCAGGCATGGCGGACCGCGCAAACGGGTGCGAGAGGACCTCACAGTGTAG
- the lptA gene encoding lipopolysaccharide transport periplasmic protein LptA encodes MMRFFLPSARTLLQSVILCGALLLVASSGFCQKDDKPINIEADRMISQEEKNSVVFIGNVDASQGKVTIRTDEMTIYYQPNDPKKPKDQSRQVDKMICVGNVKVTQEDWLGTGDRMDYFADARKVILHGNAKAWQGKNMVSGKTITYYLDEKRSVVERSEAVVGKGGKGKGKKPERIKAVIVPNSDK; translated from the coding sequence ATGATGCGTTTTTTTCTGCCATCCGCTCGAACTCTTCTCCAGTCAGTGATCCTTTGTGGTGCTCTTTTGTTGGTGGCGAGCTCTGGATTTTGTCAAAAAGATGACAAGCCTATTAATATTGAAGCAGACCGGATGATTTCCCAGGAAGAAAAAAATTCTGTGGTTTTTATCGGGAATGTTGACGCCAGTCAGGGTAAAGTGACCATCCGCACCGATGAGATGACGATCTATTACCAGCCCAATGATCCCAAGAAGCCAAAGGACCAATCCCGACAGGTAGATAAAATGATCTGTGTAGGCAATGTAAAAGTCACCCAGGAAGACTGGTTGGGTACAGGAGATCGGATGGATTATTTTGCTGATGCCCGCAAGGTAATTTTGCACGGGAACGCCAAGGCCTGGCAGGGAAAAAATATGGTCTCTGGTAAAACGATTACCTACTATCTTGATGAAAAACGGTCTGTTGTTGAGCGCTCTGAGGCTGTTGTTGGCAAAGGTGGTAAGGGGAAGGGTAAGAAGCCGGAGCGCATTAAGGCGGTTATTGTGCCGAACTCGGATAAGTAG
- the lptB gene encoding LPS export ABC transporter ATP-binding protein, whose amino-acid sequence MEPVSILETRNLVKEYRARRVVDQVNLKVQNGSIVGLLGPNGAGKTTTFYSIVGFIRPTAGAIFLDNREIQGLPIHRRASRGITYLAQEPSVFKKLTVEENVRIVLEPLGLTRNEINNRISELMAELKIEYLAKNKGHALSGGERRRVEIMRALATRPRFILLDEPFAGVDPLSVADLQQIIRGLKEKGLGVLISDHNVRETLQVCDFAYIMNAGQILTSGAADDIIQSELAKKMYLGENFTM is encoded by the coding sequence ATGGAACCTGTCTCTATCCTGGAAACCAGGAATCTGGTTAAGGAATATCGTGCCCGTCGGGTAGTGGACCAAGTCAACCTGAAGGTGCAGAATGGCTCCATTGTTGGTCTGTTAGGGCCGAACGGTGCTGGCAAGACCACGACTTTTTATTCAATAGTCGGTTTTATTCGCCCCACAGCAGGGGCTATTTTCCTCGATAACAGGGAAATTCAGGGGCTTCCTATTCACCGTCGTGCCTCCCGGGGTATTACCTATCTGGCACAGGAACCATCGGTTTTTAAAAAATTGACGGTTGAAGAAAATGTCCGGATTGTTCTGGAGCCCCTGGGCCTGACCCGTAATGAAATTAATAATCGCATCAGCGAGTTAATGGCTGAACTCAAGATAGAGTATTTGGCAAAAAATAAAGGGCATGCACTCTCCGGTGGTGAACGAAGAAGGGTGGAAATCATGCGTGCCTTGGCAACTCGGCCTCGCTTTATCCTGTTGGACGAACCCTTTGCCGGGGTTGATCCCTTATCTGTTGCTGATTTACAGCAAATTATCCGAGGATTGAAGGAGAAAGGCCTGGGAGTTTTAATTTCAGATCATAATGTTCGAGAAACATTGCAGGTATGCGATTTTGCCTATATAATGAATGCAGGGCAAATTCTTACCAGCGGTGCAGCCGATGATATTATTCAGAGTGAATTAGCTAAGAAAATGTATCTTGGTGAAAATTTCACAATGTGA
- the rpoN gene encoding RNA polymerase factor sigma-54 → MSLELRQQVKLTQKLVMTQQLRQAIKLLQLNRLELTNALHEEMAQNPMLEEVVGVQETVSNPESLSAEEAQVSVELAASSQVAGDDPKTVAEVDWEDYSNNFDSDFSFSREAPPSDAPSQFDFISAAPGLISFLEWQLSHLKLDEKDEDIARFILGSINGHGFFEASIEDICDYAGCSIEEAEGMLRLVQSLDPPGVAARDLRESLLLQLEREGMEDDLAYLLVADHLDELQTHNFTKIAAKIDYTAREVRNAFSVITSLNPYPGNEYSNEQTNYVVPDVYLHRLDGEFIIQLNNDGMPQLQLSAEYQELMKDKAGTDSKGYLTEQKRNAQNFINSVHYRQNSIYKVMKSLLKFQHDFFEQGPGHLKPLVLNDVAQDIGLHESTVSRITSNKYVHTPQGLYELKFFFSSAVTTTDGNLVASEVIKNRIRQLIQQEPPEKPLSDNLISEMLKEEGVNVARRTVAKYRDQMKILPVKHRRKSR, encoded by the coding sequence ATGAGTCTTGAACTCCGACAGCAAGTAAAACTTACTCAAAAACTGGTTATGACGCAGCAATTGCGTCAAGCCATTAAGCTTCTGCAGCTGAACCGCTTGGAATTGACCAATGCTCTGCACGAAGAAATGGCCCAGAATCCCATGTTGGAGGAAGTTGTTGGTGTTCAGGAAACAGTGAGTAATCCCGAATCATTATCAGCTGAAGAGGCCCAGGTTTCTGTGGAGTTGGCAGCCTCCTCACAGGTCGCGGGTGATGACCCGAAAACCGTGGCCGAGGTGGATTGGGAGGATTATTCCAATAATTTTGATTCCGACTTTTCCTTTTCCAGAGAAGCCCCTCCAAGTGATGCTCCATCGCAGTTTGATTTTATCTCTGCTGCTCCCGGTCTCATTTCGTTCTTAGAATGGCAACTTTCCCATCTTAAGCTTGACGAAAAAGATGAAGATATCGCCCGATTTATCCTGGGGAGTATCAATGGGCATGGTTTCTTCGAGGCCTCAATCGAGGATATATGTGATTATGCAGGTTGCAGTATAGAAGAGGCCGAAGGGATGTTACGTCTGGTGCAAAGCCTTGACCCGCCAGGGGTAGCGGCCAGGGACCTACGCGAATCTCTGCTCTTGCAGTTGGAGAGGGAGGGGATGGAAGATGACTTGGCCTACCTGCTTGTTGCTGATCACCTGGATGAACTACAAACTCATAACTTCACTAAGATTGCTGCCAAGATTGACTATACTGCCCGTGAAGTCCGCAACGCTTTTAGTGTTATTACCTCATTAAATCCATATCCAGGGAATGAATATAGTAATGAGCAGACCAATTATGTTGTTCCTGATGTATATCTGCATAGGTTAGATGGTGAGTTCATTATTCAGTTGAATAACGACGGGATGCCACAATTGCAGCTTTCTGCGGAGTATCAGGAGCTGATGAAGGACAAGGCAGGAACAGATTCCAAGGGATATTTGACCGAGCAGAAGCGAAACGCACAGAATTTTATCAATTCGGTTCATTATCGGCAGAATTCTATTTATAAGGTTATGAAGAGCCTGCTCAAATTCCAACATGATTTTTTTGAACAAGGGCCGGGGCACCTGAAGCCTCTGGTGTTGAATGATGTAGCACAGGACATCGGTCTTCATGAGTCCACTGTCAGTCGCATTACCTCGAATAAATATGTGCATACGCCCCAAGGGCTGTATGAGTTGAAGTTCTTCTTTTCCAGCGCAGTCACGACAACTGATGGAAATTTGGTGGCATCCGAAGTAATAAAAAATCGGATTAGGCAGCTTATCCAGCAGGAGCCCCCGGAAAAGCCGCTTAGTGATAATCTTATTTCTGAAATGTTAAAGGAAGAGGGGGTCAATGTTGCCCGGAGAACAGTGGCAAAATATAGGGATCAAATGAAAATTCTTCCAGTTAAACATCGTCGTAAAAGTCGTTGA
- a CDS encoding PTS sugar transporter subunit IIA, protein MIELSEQCIVLDLESTNKEELLGEMAETAQKRFPELNSKSIQQVLMEREQIGSTGVGNGVAIPHGKLHELQQCLVCFGRSVKGISFEAKDNKPVHLVVMILSPVGMAGEYLQTLAKVSRLMNNEENRNKFLQAKSRESIQQLFSAS, encoded by the coding sequence ATGATAGAACTCTCAGAGCAATGCATAGTCCTTGATTTAGAATCGACAAATAAAGAAGAGCTTCTTGGGGAAATGGCTGAGACCGCTCAGAAAAGATTCCCTGAGTTAAATTCCAAGTCTATCCAGCAGGTCTTGATGGAGCGGGAGCAGATTGGCTCAACGGGTGTCGGGAATGGCGTTGCAATACCGCATGGAAAATTACATGAATTACAGCAATGTCTGGTCTGTTTCGGGCGATCAGTAAAAGGGATCAGCTTTGAAGCAAAGGATAACAAGCCGGTTCACCTTGTTGTGATGATTCTCTCGCCCGTCGGGATGGCGGGAGAATACCTGCAAACCCTGGCCAAGGTGAGTAGGCTGATGAATAATGAAGAGAACAGAAATAAATTTCTTCAGGCCAAAAGTAGAGAAAGTATTCAACAGCTATTTAGTGCATCATAG
- a CDS encoding ATP synthase F0 subunit B gives MISVDSTVFIHIINMIALMLILNKVLYKPIIEIMEKRQDALDTLSDNVEKYERNAKDRQAELDKKMREASAKAKETLDAARGEATKAAAAKLAVVRQEAEGEREKQLVKVQAEFEETREKLLGNLDVFAQEMASKILGRSLEA, from the coding sequence ATGATTTCAGTCGATAGCACCGTGTTCATTCACATCATTAATATGATCGCTTTAATGCTCATACTGAATAAGGTCCTGTACAAACCTATCATTGAGATCATGGAAAAGAGGCAGGATGCCTTGGATACCTTGAGCGATAACGTCGAAAAATACGAGCGTAACGCCAAAGATCGCCAGGCGGAACTCGATAAAAAAATGCGGGAGGCTTCAGCCAAAGCTAAAGAAACGCTTGATGCGGCAAGAGGTGAGGCGACCAAGGCCGCAGCTGCCAAGCTGGCTGTTGTTCGCCAGGAAGCAGAGGGCGAAAGGGAAAAACAGCTTGTTAAAGTGCAGGCCGAGTTTGAGGAAACCCGCGAAAAATTATTGGGCAATTTGGATGTATTTGCCCAGGAGATGGCCTCAAAAATACTGGGAAGGAGTCTGGAAGCATGA
- a CDS encoding ATP synthase F0 subunit B — protein MNARSMKKIVPILLAVGLCGGIHAVSFAQEHGKDGHPVEQTTMHEQHGEHHIAESPVIEPHSDHEAMEMLGDEDISETRGHDEHAAGHEEGHGEHNAPMLTAAKLKDLLWRALNFAALVYLLVKFLARPLATSLGGRRRQIKDELETMQEKRDEAERAYKDFESRLAGMEGEMEKLVARAKAKAEEEKVRIIAEAEVAAEEMRHQAESAVQGALAQATERLQAEIAEQAVVLAEELIVQNLTPEDQIAITEKYLERVGAVQ, from the coding sequence ATGAACGCTCGAAGTATGAAAAAGATTGTTCCGATACTACTTGCTGTCGGCTTGTGCGGGGGGATACACGCTGTCTCCTTTGCCCAGGAACACGGCAAAGACGGACATCCTGTTGAGCAGACGACTATGCATGAGCAGCATGGGGAACATCACATTGCCGAATCTCCAGTTATTGAACCCCATAGTGACCACGAAGCTATGGAGATGCTCGGAGATGAAGATATCTCTGAAACCAGGGGGCATGACGAGCATGCTGCTGGACACGAAGAAGGGCATGGCGAACATAATGCCCCGATGCTGACCGCAGCAAAGTTGAAAGACCTCCTGTGGAGGGCCCTGAATTTTGCCGCCCTTGTCTATCTTCTTGTAAAATTTCTTGCCAGACCTCTAGCAACAAGCTTGGGAGGCAGACGTCGCCAGATTAAAGATGAGCTGGAGACTATGCAGGAAAAACGTGATGAAGCGGAAAGGGCCTATAAGGATTTTGAGTCGCGTTTGGCTGGTATGGAAGGGGAAATGGAGAAACTCGTGGCAAGAGCCAAGGCAAAAGCCGAAGAAGAAAAGGTCCGGATTATTGCTGAGGCTGAGGTCGCAGCAGAAGAAATGCGGCATCAGGCTGAATCTGCGGTACAGGGTGCTCTTGCTCAGGCAACAGAAAGGCTACAGGCGGAGATTGCCGAGCAGGCTGTTGTGCTGGCTGAGGAGTTGATCGTACAAAATTTGACCCCAGAGGATCAGATAGCGATCACTGAGAAGTATCTTGAACGTGTGGGTGCGGTACAGTGA
- a CDS encoding F0F1 ATP synthase subunit delta: MKQTIIAKRYARAIFRLGQEQGLIESYAETLSSIADLFDDPELEVAETLVNPLYPLEARYKVMTAIAEAVGADALVTAFLNLLVERKRIDVLKEVVEQVRGMLDLEKNISHGRVTSAIELDDMLLGKIQAKLEELTGRKVILETQVDPSIIGGMIARVGDLVLDGSIRTQLNGLKESIKGRE; the protein is encoded by the coding sequence GTGAAACAGACAATTATAGCAAAGCGGTATGCCAGGGCGATCTTCAGGCTGGGGCAGGAGCAGGGGCTTATTGAAAGCTATGCAGAAACACTCAGCAGCATTGCGGATCTCTTTGATGATCCTGAGTTGGAAGTTGCGGAAACACTTGTTAATCCCCTGTATCCACTTGAAGCCAGATATAAGGTGATGACTGCGATTGCGGAAGCTGTGGGCGCTGATGCCCTGGTGACAGCCTTCCTTAATCTGTTGGTGGAGCGAAAGCGGATTGATGTGCTCAAGGAAGTTGTTGAGCAGGTTCGCGGCATGCTTGATCTTGAAAAGAATATCAGTCACGGTCGTGTCACCTCGGCAATAGAGCTTGATGATATGTTGCTCGGTAAAATTCAGGCAAAGCTGGAAGAACTTACAGGACGCAAGGTAATTCTTGAAACACAGGTTGATCCCTCGATTATCGGTGGCATGATTGCCAGAGTCGGAGATCTGGTGTTAGACGGAAGTATACGAACACAACTTAATGGATTAAAAGAATCTATCAAGGGGAGAGAATAG
- the atpA gene encoding F0F1 ATP synthase subunit alpha, which translates to MQIKASEISRIIKDQIAGYASDIDLKETGTVLSVGDGIARVYGVENCQAMELLEFPGDIMGLALNLEEDNVGVAVMGDVRHIKEGDIVKRTGKIAEVPVGPELEGRVVDGIGQPIDGKGPIEAKETRKMEVLAPGVIARKGVHEPCYTGYKAVDAMTPVGRGQRELVIGDRQIGKTALCVDAIIAQKNSGIHCVYVATGQKKSTVALVVEALRKHGAMEYTTVVAACASDPAPMQYVSAMVGCAMAEYFRDNGQHSLIIYDDLSKQAVAYRELSLLLRRPPGREAYPGDIFFNHSRLLERSAKVSDELGAGSMTALPIIETQAGDVSAFIPTNVISITDGQVFLEPSLFFAGVRPAINVGISVSRVGGAAQVKAMKQVAGTLRLDLAQYRELAAFAGFGSDLDAATQAQLTRGERLVEILKQPQYQPLPMEKQVTIIFAGTKGFLDKFPVDMLADYEQELYSYIETNEPSIFTELQEQEAISSELDEKMRKTLTAFGEAFKATKDLN; encoded by the coding sequence ATGCAGATCAAAGCCTCAGAAATCAGTCGGATCATCAAGGATCAGATTGCTGGTTATGCCAGTGATATTGATCTGAAAGAAACCGGAACAGTTCTTTCAGTTGGTGACGGTATTGCCCGTGTGTACGGTGTGGAAAATTGTCAGGCCATGGAGCTGCTTGAGTTCCCTGGCGATATCATGGGACTCGCTCTGAACCTGGAAGAGGATAATGTCGGTGTTGCGGTCATGGGTGATGTCCGTCATATTAAGGAAGGCGACATCGTTAAACGGACCGGTAAGATCGCTGAGGTTCCTGTTGGACCGGAACTGGAAGGTCGCGTTGTTGACGGTATTGGGCAGCCCATTGATGGGAAGGGACCGATTGAAGCCAAAGAAACTCGAAAGATGGAAGTCCTGGCTCCCGGTGTTATCGCCCGTAAAGGTGTGCATGAACCCTGCTACACCGGCTATAAGGCGGTTGATGCCATGACTCCGGTTGGTCGCGGACAGCGTGAGTTGGTTATCGGTGACCGCCAGATCGGCAAGACTGCTCTCTGCGTTGATGCTATCATCGCCCAGAAAAACAGCGGTATACATTGTGTGTATGTTGCCACGGGCCAGAAAAAATCCACAGTTGCTCTCGTTGTTGAGGCCCTGCGTAAGCACGGTGCTATGGAGTACACCACTGTGGTTGCAGCCTGTGCCTCTGATCCTGCGCCGATGCAGTATGTTTCTGCGATGGTTGGTTGCGCAATGGCTGAGTATTTTCGGGATAATGGTCAGCATTCCCTGATTATATATGATGATCTTTCCAAGCAGGCTGTTGCCTACCGTGAGCTGTCCCTGTTGCTCCGTCGTCCACCGGGACGTGAGGCTTATCCTGGCGACATCTTCTTTAACCACTCTCGTCTGCTGGAGCGTTCCGCCAAGGTGAGTGACGAGCTCGGTGCTGGTTCCATGACTGCTTTGCCCATCATCGAAACCCAGGCTGGTGACGTTTCCGCCTTTATCCCCACCAATGTTATCTCTATTACTGACGGTCAGGTTTTCCTGGAACCGAGCCTGTTCTTTGCCGGTGTTCGTCCGGCGATCAACGTTGGTATCTCAGTTTCCCGTGTTGGTGGTGCTGCTCAGGTTAAGGCTATGAAGCAGGTTGCAGGCACTCTTCGTCTTGATTTGGCCCAGTATCGTGAGCTGGCTGCCTTTGCCGGTTTTGGTTCTGATCTGGATGCTGCCACCCAGGCCCAGCTGACCCGTGGTGAGCGTCTGGTTGAGATCCTGAAACAACCACAGTACCAGCCCCTGCCTATGGAAAAACAGGTGACTATCATCTTTGCCGGTACCAAGGGCTTCTTGGATAAATTTCCGGTAGATATGCTTGCTGATTACGAGCAGGAGCTGTACAGCTATATTGAGACAAATGAGCCCTCAATTTTTACCGAGCTACAGGAACAGGAAGCAATCTCAAGCGAGCTGGATGAGAAGATGAGAAAAACCCTGACCGCTTTTGGTGAGGCGTTTAAAGCGACCAAGGATCTGAACTAA
- the atpG gene encoding ATP synthase F1 subunit gamma, with amino-acid sequence MPGLKDVKNKIEGVSKTSQITKAMNMVASAKLRGAQERMETFRPYAEKFAEAMKDLSSGDSEKQPLMEVRDVYGVELIVVTSDRGLCGSYNANIISKAQKLIKQFEAEGKKVSLITVGNKAAQAFRRSGKIREEHKDIMGTFQMFHARDISQNAATNFLSGEVDEVRIVYARFLSMAKQHATETMLLPIKPVEQGEEATGTAVEYIYEPDPAQIMEVLLPLHLNVQVYHAMIEVAAGEHAARMTAMDNATKACGDIINDLTQLYNKARQAAITGDLMDIVGGAEALKG; translated from the coding sequence ATGCCTGGATTAAAGGATGTTAAAAATAAAATAGAAGGTGTCTCAAAGACCTCGCAGATCACCAAGGCTATGAACATGGTCGCCTCTGCGAAACTGCGCGGTGCCCAGGAACGAATGGAGACCTTTCGGCCCTATGCGGAAAAATTCGCCGAGGCTATGAAGGATCTGTCCAGTGGGGACAGCGAAAAGCAGCCTCTGATGGAAGTCCGTGATGTCTATGGAGTAGAGCTTATTGTCGTCACTTCGGACCGTGGACTTTGCGGAAGTTATAACGCCAATATCATCTCCAAGGCGCAGAAACTCATCAAGCAATTTGAGGCAGAAGGGAAAAAAGTCAGCCTCATTACGGTGGGCAATAAGGCGGCCCAGGCATTCCGACGCTCCGGTAAGATTCGGGAAGAGCACAAGGACATCATGGGGACCTTTCAGATGTTTCATGCCCGGGATATATCCCAGAATGCCGCGACGAATTTTCTCTCGGGAGAGGTTGATGAGGTACGGATCGTGTACGCCCGTTTTCTCTCTATGGCCAAACAGCACGCAACAGAAACAATGCTGTTGCCCATTAAGCCTGTTGAGCAGGGAGAGGAGGCTACCGGAACGGCTGTGGAATATATCTATGAGCCTGATCCTGCCCAGATTATGGAGGTGTTGCTTCCTCTCCATCTGAACGTACAGGTCTATCATGCCATGATTGAGGTTGCGGCTGGTGAACATGCGGCACGCATGACGGCTATGGATAATGCGACCAAGGCATGCGGAGATATTATCAACGATTTGACGCAACTGTACAATAAGGCTCGCCAGGCGGCCATTACCGGTGATCTCATGGATATCGTCGGTGGTGCTGAGGCACTGAAGGGGTAA
- a CDS encoding F0F1 ATP synthase subunit gamma yields the protein MDMCLYACGDIIKELTQLYNKARQAAITGDLMDIVGGAEALKG from the coding sequence ATGGATATGTGCCTATATGCCTGCGGAGATATTATCAAGGAATTGACGCAACTGTACAATAAGGCTCGCCAGGCGGCCATTACCGGTGATCTTATGGATATCGTCGGTGGTGCTGAGGCACTGAAGGGCTGA
- the atpD gene encoding F0F1 ATP synthase subunit beta, whose amino-acid sequence MGESRVGRIIQVIGPVVDVEFKAGELPDIMNALFVTNPGIDDKEENLVIEVALHLGDNVVRCIAMDQTDGLVRGMACRDAGEPITIPVGAPALGRIMNVVGRPVDGLGEIDASKTMPIHRPAPKFTEQDTEVNVLETGIKVIDLLVPFPRGGKMGLFGGAGCGKTVIMMEMVNNIAMQHGGISVFCGVGERTREGNDLYMEMKESGVLPKAALVYGQMTEPPGARARVALTGLTAAEYFRDEEGQDVLFFVDNIFRFTQAGAEISALLGRIPSAVGYQPTLATDLGALQERITSTTKGSITAVQCVYVPADDLTDPAPATTFAHLDGTVVLSRQIAELGIYPAVDPLDSTSRILDPNVVGEEHYQTARGVQVSLQKYKELQDIIAILGMDELSEEDQLLVGRARKIQRFLSQPFHVAEVFTGMDGKYVKVEDTVRGFKEILDGKHDDLSENAFYMVGTIEEALEKAAAEKAKA is encoded by the coding sequence ATGGGTGAATCGCGAGTTGGAAGGATTATTCAGGTCATCGGACCTGTTGTAGATGTTGAGTTTAAAGCAGGCGAACTGCCTGATATTATGAATGCGCTCTTTGTCACCAATCCGGGTATTGATGACAAAGAAGAAAATTTGGTTATTGAGGTCGCATTGCACCTCGGTGATAACGTGGTGCGTTGTATCGCTATGGATCAGACTGACGGTCTGGTGCGCGGTATGGCTTGCCGCGATGCCGGAGAGCCGATCACTATTCCAGTTGGGGCCCCGGCTCTGGGCAGGATCATGAACGTGGTTGGGCGTCCTGTGGATGGTTTAGGTGAGATTGATGCCTCCAAGACTATGCCTATTCATCGCCCGGCACCCAAGTTTACTGAGCAAGATACAGAGGTAAACGTACTGGAGACTGGTATTAAGGTTATCGACCTGCTGGTTCCCTTCCCCCGTGGTGGTAAGATGGGGTTATTCGGCGGTGCCGGTTGTGGCAAGACCGTTATCATGATGGAGATGGTCAACAACATCGCTATGCAGCATGGTGGTATTTCCGTGTTCTGTGGTGTTGGCGAGCGGACCCGTGAGGGCAACGACCTGTACATGGAGATGAAAGAGTCCGGCGTACTGCCCAAGGCTGCTCTGGTCTACGGACAGATGACCGAGCCTCCGGGAGCGCGTGCCCGTGTTGCCCTGACCGGTCTGACCGCTGCTGAGTATTTTCGTGATGAGGAAGGCCAGGACGTGTTGTTCTTTGTTGATAATATCTTCCGTTTCACCCAGGCCGGTGCCGAGATATCCGCGCTGTTAGGACGTATTCCTTCTGCGGTTGGTTATCAGCCCACCTTGGCTACCGACCTTGGTGCTCTGCAGGAGCGTATCACCTCCACCACCAAAGGGTCAATTACTGCGGTACAGTGCGTATACGTCCCTGCGGACGATTTGACCGACCCGGCCCCGGCAACCACCTTTGCCCATCTGGACGGTACGGTTGTTCTGTCCCGCCAGATTGCTGAGCTGGGCATTTATCCGGCGGTTGATCCGCTGGACTCCACCTCACGTATCCTTGATCCCAACGTGGTTGGTGAGGAGCATTATCAGACCGCTCGTGGCGTGCAGGTTTCTTTGCAGAAATACAAAGAATTGCAGGATATCATCGCTATTTTGGGTATGGATGAGCTTTCTGAGGAAGATCAGCTCTTGGTTGGTCGTGCTCGTAAGATTCAGCGCTTCCTGTCGCAGCCCTTTCATGTTGCTGAGGTGTTCACCGGTATGGACGGTAAGTACGTAAAGGTTGAGGATACCGTGCGCGGTTTTAAAGAAATCCTGGATGGTAAGCACGATGATCTGTCCGAGAATGCATTCTACATGGTTGGCACCATTGAGGAAGCCCTAGAAAAAGCTGCGGCGGAAAAGGCCAAGGCCTAA
- a CDS encoding F0F1 ATP synthase subunit epsilon has translation MAQIHLEVVTPKGPVVSENVDIVTAPGVEGEFGVLANHAPFLSAIKTGTLVFKQDNREKFLMVSSGFAEVSNNKATFLVETAEFGHDIDVDRALEAKERAEKRLARDIAHADDLDRIRAEAALQRAVARLAAAQRTKL, from the coding sequence ATGGCACAGATACATCTTGAAGTAGTCACTCCGAAAGGACCGGTTGTCAGTGAGAATGTGGACATTGTCACCGCACCTGGTGTCGAGGGAGAGTTTGGTGTGCTGGCAAATCATGCTCCGTTTCTGAGCGCGATTAAAACAGGTACCTTGGTCTTTAAACAGGATAACCGGGAAAAGTTTCTGATGGTCAGCAGCGGCTTTGCCGAGGTTTCAAATAATAAAGCCACTTTTTTGGTGGAAACCGCAGAGTTCGGGCATGATATCGATGTGGATCGTGCTCTGGAAGCGAAAGAGCGGGCGGAAAAACGCTTGGCAAGAGATATCGCCCATGCTGATGACCTTGATCGAATCCGGGCCGAGGCTGCTCTGCAACGAGCTGTTGCCCGCCTAGCTGCTGCGCAACGGACAAAGCTGTAA